A region of Cucumis melo cultivar AY chromosome 2, USDA_Cmelo_AY_1.0, whole genome shotgun sequence DNA encodes the following proteins:
- the LOC103492467 gene encoding 60S ribosomal protein L30, translating to MVAAKKTKKTHESINNRLALVMKSGKYTLGYKTVLKTLRNSKGKLIIIANNCPPLRKSEIEYYAMLAKVGVHHYNGSNVDLGTACGKYYRVCCLSIIDPGDSDIIKSMPES from the exons ATGGTGGCCGCTAAGAAGACC AAGAAGACCCATGAGAGCATCAACAACAGACTCGCTCTCGTCATGAAGAGTGGGAAATACACCTTGGGATACAAAACCGTCCTCAAAACCTTGAGGAACTCTAAAG gTAAGCTGATCATCATTGCCAACAACTGCCCTCCACTCCGAAAGTCCGAGATCGAATACTATGCAATGTTGGCCAAGGTTGGAGTTCACCATTACAATGGGA GCAATGTTGACCTTGGAACCGCATGTGGCAAATACTACAGAGTATGCTGCCTCAGCATTATCGACCCTG GTGATTCGGATATTATCAAGAGCATGCCCGAAAGTTAG
- the LOC103492469 gene encoding NDR1/HIN1-like protein 13 — translation MADRVHPTVDSPRPSTSSTLSDTTKPPSPPPGTYVIQLPKDQIYRVPPPENAHRFQLYTRQNRRRRNPCRSCLFCLLAILILLIILLGITVAVFYLVVRPKSPNYSIDAISVSGLNLLTSSSSSAISPLFNLTVRADNPNKKIGIYYLTGSSVRIYFSNEKLSEGVLPDFFQPAKNVSVLRSVVRGTGVNLSSGAKNGLIESVKQRVVVLKVEIGVPIKVKVGAVKSWKMRVKVNCDVTVDELTTAAKIVKKNCDYSVKIW, via the coding sequence ATGGCTGACCGCGTCCATCCCACCGTCGATTCCCCCCGTCCCAGCACCTCCTCCACCCTCTCCGACACCACCAAACCTCCCTCTCCACCTCCCGGCACCTACGTCATCCAGCTCCCCAAAGACCAAATCTACCGCGTTCCTCCTCCCGAAAACGCCCACCGCTTCCAACTCTACACTCGCCAAAACCGCCGCCGCCGCAACCCCTGCCGCTCCTGCCTTTTCTGCCTTCTCGCCATCCTCATCCTCCTCATCATCCTTCTAGGCATCACCGTCGCCGTTTTCTACTTAGTCGTTCGCCCTAAATCACCTAACTACTCCATCGACGCCATTTCCGTTTCCGGACTCAACTTATTAacatcctcctcctcctccgcGATCTCGCCTCTATTCAATCTGACTGTTCGAGCGGATAATCCGAATAAGAAGATCGGAATCTATTACTTAACAGGTAGCTCAGTTCGAATATATTTCTCAAACGAGAAACTTTCGGAGGGTGTTTTGCCTGATTTTTTTCAGCCTGCGAAGAATGTGAGTGTGCTTAGATCTGTTGTGAGAGGAACGGGTGTTAATTTGTCGAGTGGGGCGAAGAATGGGTTGATTGAATCGGTGAAACAGAGGGTGGTGGTGTTGAAGGTTGAGATTGGAGTTCCGATTAAGGTGAAAGTTGGAGCGGTGAAGAGCTGGAAGATGAGAGTGAAGGTGAATTGTGATGTGACGGTGGATGAGTTGACGACGGCGGCGAAGATCGTTAAGAAGAATTGCGATTATAGTGTGAAGATTTGGTAG
- the LOC103492543 gene encoding probable inactive receptor kinase At5g10020 isoform X1: MQATFLIILLFLLVNVLGQSDFAALLELKKGIVKDPSGKLDSWDSTSLDSDGCPSNWFGIVCVNGRVTSLTFNNAGLVGDFNFSAISGLSLLRNLSLSNNQFTGTIAKVGLFKSLEFLDLSRNRFRGTVPSLLIGLVNLVSLNFSSNQFEGTFPTGFGKLTDLKYVDVHGNGFSGDITGFLSQMGSVVYVDLSSNRFTGSMDAGVGNPSFISSIRYLNISHNLLTGVLFPHDGMPYFDSLEVFDASNNQFVGIIPDFNFVVSLQTLILGRNKLSGSLPEALLRDRSMLLTELDLSLNELQGPVGSITSTTLKKLNISSNKLTGSLPATVGRCAVIDLSNNMLSGDLSRIQSWGNHVEVIQLSSNSLTGTLSNKSSQFLRLTLLNISNNSLEGVLPTVLGTYPELEVIDLSHNRLNGPVPSTLFHSLKLTDLNLSGNNFTGPIPLYESIDSTSSSSLQSSSLNSLDLSRNSLTGRLPVELSKLHSLVYLNLSKNYFDGIIPDNLPNSLKGFDVSFNNLSGEVPGNLMRFSDSAFHPGNSLLIFPSSSSTPGHFPGLPSTMHRARMKPVVKIVLIAGLIVVAVSVVLFCIILYYRAQRLDRRSTSTNNGKEGAVEEASSVTSQSETDKKKNASIPPSVFHQDFLPPSHRVEGRVGGDIWSVSDKARDFGYHESLGKGEGISSPMSLMSSSNPSPSKMQQHPDHPRALKVRSPDKLAGDLHLFDGSLMFTAEELSRAPAEVVGKSCHGTLYKATLDSGHVLAVKWLREGMAKGKKEFAREVKKLGSIKHPNLVSINGYYWGPRDHEKLVISTFINAQSLAFYLQEMERGGVLPLSLLARLKVASDIAHCLNYFHNEKAIPHGNLKSSNVLLETSTMNARLTDYSLHRILTPAGTAEQVLNAGALGYRPPEFASSSKPCPSLKSDVYAYGVILLELLTGRSSGEIVCGIPGVVDLTDWVRYLVRENRFDECIDQSILDLNGDEKPPKQLEDMLQMALRCTLSAAERPDMKTVYEELLVIVQ; the protein is encoded by the exons ATGCAGGCTACCTTTTTGATAATATTACTCTTTTTGTTAGTAAATGTGTTGGGACAGTCTGATTTTGCTGCACTTTTGGAGCTGAAGAAAGGCATTGTTAAAGACCCTTCTGGGAAACTTGATTCTTGGGACTCAACGTCCTTGGATTCTGATGGTTGCCCCAGTAATTGGTTTGGGATTGTTTGTGTTAATGGCCGTGTTACATCTCTTACTTTTAATAATGCTGGTTTAGTTGGTGACTTTAACTTTTCAGCCATTTCTGGTCTTTCTTTGCTTCGTAATTTATCACTTTCAAACAACCAGTTCACGGGGACTATTGCGAAAGTTGGTTTATTTAAGTCACTTGAATTCTTGGATCTATCCCGCAATAGGTTTCGTGGTACGGTACCTAGTTTGTTGATTGGTTTGGTTAACTTGGTATCGCTCAATTTTTCTTCAAACCAATTTGAAGGGACTTTCCCTACTGGTTTTGGTAAACTTACGGACTTGAAGTATGTAGACGTGCATGGTAATGGCTTCTCGGGGGATATCACCGGTTTTTTGTCTCAAATGGGCAGTGTTGTATATGTTGACTTGAGTAGCAATCGGTTTACTGGTTCGATGGATGCTGGAGTTGGGAATCCGTCTTTCATTTCCTCGATTCGGTATCTCAATATTAGCCATAACCTGTTGACTGGAGTGCTTTTTCCTCATGATGGGATGCCATATTTTGATAGCTTAGAGGTCTTTGATGCTAGTAACAATCAGTTTGTTGGCATCATACCGGACTTCAATTTTGTGGTCTCTCTACAAACGCTAATACTTGGAAGAAACAAGTTATCTGGGTCACTTCCAGAAGCTCTCTTACGAGATAGGTCAATGCTCTTGACCGAATTAGATCTTAGCCTTAATGAGCTTCAAG GTCCAGTTGGGAGTATTACATCAACAACTCTGAAGAAGCTTAATATATCTTCAAACAAATTGACAGGTTCCTTGCCCGCCACGGTTGGGCGATGTGCTGTTATAGATCTTAGTAACAATATGCTTTCAGGTGATCTATCTCGGATTCAAAGTTGGGGAAATCATGTAGAAGTAATTCAGTTAAGTTCAAATTCATTGACAGGAACGTTATCAAATAAATCTTCTCAATTCTTAAGGCTTACTTTGTTGAATATCTCCAATAACTCATTGGAGGGTGTTCTTCCAACTGTGTTGGGTACATATCCTGAACTCGAGGTTATTGATTTAAGCCATAACCGGCTTAATGGTCCCGTCCCTTCTACCCTTTTTCACTCATTGAAGTTGACTGATCTTAACCTCTCAGGCAACAATTTTACTGGTCCTATACCACTCTATGAGAGTATAGATTCTACGTCAAGTTCCTCTTTGCAGAGTTCAAGCCTGAATTCTCTTGATCTTTCACGTAACTCATTGACCGGTCGCTTACCGGTGGAATTGAGTAAGTTGCACAGCTTGGTATATCTCAATCTGTCCAAAAATTACTTTGATGGCATCATCCCGGATAACCTTCCAAATAGTTTGAAGGGCTTTGATGTGTCGTTTAATAATCTATCTGGTGAAGTTCCTGGAAACTTGATGAGGTTTTCTGATTCAGCATTTCATCCAGGAAACTCCTTGCTAATTTTTCCTTCTTCCTCATCAACTCCAGGACATTTCCCTGGTCTACCGTCAACAATGCACCGGGCTCGTATGAAACCAGTAGTTAAAATTGTTCTCATTGCTGGCTTGATCGTGGTTGCTGTATCTGTAGttcttttttgtattatattgTATTACAGAGCCCAAAGGCTCGACCGTAGGAGCACTTCGACCAACAATGGTAAGGAAGGTGCAGTGGAAGAAGCTTCTTCTGTCACTAGTCAATCTGAAACTGATAAAAAGAAGAATGCATCAATACCTCCATCTGTTTTTCATCAAGATTTTCTGCCACCATCTCACCGAGTGGAGGGTCGTGTAGGTGGTGACATTTGGTCAGTTTCAGACAAGGCTAGAGATTTTGGCTACCATGAATCATTAGGAAAAGGAGAAGGGATATCCTCACCCATGtctctcatgtcatcttcaaaTCCATCGCCTTCAAAGATGCAACAACATCCAGATCATCCCCGGGCACTAAAAGTTCGCTCTCCTGATAAATTGGCTGGGGATCTACATCTTTTTGATGGCTCCTTGATGTTCACAGCGGAAGAACTTTCTCGTGCTCCAGCCGAAGTTGTAGGGAAAAGTTGTCATGGGACATTGTACAAGGCAACACTCGACTCTGGACATGTATTGGCTGTCAAATGGCTGAGGGAGGGAATggcaaaaggaaaaaaggaattTGCCAGAGAAGTGAAGAAACTGGGGAGCATCAAACACCCAAATTTAGTTTCCATCAATGGATACTATTGGGGGCCGAGGGATCACGAGAAGCTTGTTATATCAACTTTTATAAATGCACAGTCTTTGGCTTTCTATCTTCAGG AGATGGAGAGAGGAGGAGTTTTGCCCTTATCTCTACTGGCCCGTCTTAAAGTTGCTTCGGACATTGCTCATTGTTTAAACTACTTTCACAATGAGAAGGCTATCCCACACGGCAACTTGAAATCCTCGAATGTTTTGTTAGAAACTTCAACTATGAATGCACGACTTACAGATTACAGTCTACACCGTATATTAACTCCCGCTGGCACAGCAGAGCAAGTTTTGAATGCAGGTGCTTTAGGTTATCGGCCACCCGAATTCGCAAGCTCGAGCAAGCCATGTCCATCATTGAAGAGTGATGTCTATGCCTATGGAGTCATCTTGTTAGAGCTCCTAACAGGAAGAAGTTCAGGGGAAATAGTTTGTGGGATCCCTGGAGTTGTTGATCTAACGGATTGGGTAAGGTACTTGGTCCGAGAAAACCGGTTCGACGAGTGCATCGACCAGTCAATTCTGGACCTCAATGGCGACGAAAAGCCACCAAAACAACTTGAAGATATGCTTCAGATGGCTCTAAGATGCACTCTATCAGCAGCTGAGAGGCCTGACATGAAAACTGTCTATGaagaacttttagtgattgtgCAGTAG
- the LOC103492468 gene encoding uncharacterized protein LOC103492468, translating into MEGFTAEDLSTIGGIATVSLLHSFIPTHWLPFSVVGRVQKWTLSRTLLVTAFGAILHVISTSLLGITAITMANTIAGEETVHQLASLLLIILGACYVLLFMTGRGSHSHSHNQPMEKMAVAGLVLVPALSPCATTLPVFLAVGNSSSMMVLAIIVLLFSTITVMTSLVALSFYGASQLKFHWVERYDKLLVGSVLCVVGILTLIFHDHEHNQHGHGGSVGDTLHRKIIVL; encoded by the exons ATGGAAGGTTTTACTGCAGAAGATCTGTCCACAATCGGAGGAATTGCGACCGTTTCGCTCCTTCATTCCTTCATTCCCACTCACTGGCTTCCTTTCTCTGTCGTCGGCCGTGTCCAGAAATGGACTCTCTCCAGGACTCTCCTCGTCA CTGCTTTTGGAGCAATTTTACATGTGATATCTACTTCACTTCTTGGAATAACCGCAATCACGATGGCTAATACAATTGCTGGTGAAGAAACTGTGCACCAGCTGGCTTCTCTTTTGCTTATAATTCTTGGAGCTTGTTACGTTTTATTGTTTATGACTGGAAGAGGCAGTCATAGCCACTCCCACAACCAACCTATGGAGAAAATGGCTGTTGCTGGTCTTGTCCTCGTACCTGCTTTGTCCCCCTGTGCAACCACTCTTCCAGTGTTTCTTGCTGTTGGAAATTCGTCTTCCATGATGGTGCTTGCTATCATTGTGCTGCTATTCAG CACAATAACTGTGATGACTTCGTTGGTGGCTTTGTCATTCTACGGTGCTAGCCAGCTGAAGTTTCACTGGGTCGAACGATATGACAAACTTCTCGTAGGTTCGGTCTTGTGCGTGGTAGGTATTCTGACACTCATCTTTCACGACCACGAGCACAACCAACATGGACATGGAGGCTCCGTAGGAGACACTTTGCATAGGAAAATTATTGTACtttaa
- the LOC103492543 gene encoding probable inactive receptor kinase At5g10020 isoform X2, translating to MQATFLIILLFLLVNVLGQSDFAALLELKKGIVKDPSGKLDSWDSTSLDSDGCPSNWFGIVCVNGRVTSLTFNNAGLVGDFNFSAISGLSLLRNLSLSNNQFTGTIAKVGLFKSLEFLDLSRNRFRGTVPSLLIGLVNLVSLNFSSNQFEGTFPTGFGKLTDLKYVDVHGNGFSGDITGFLSQMGSVVYVDLSSNRFTGSMDAGVGNPSFISSIRYLNISHNLLTGVLFPHDGMPYFDSLEVFDASNNQFVGIIPDFNFVVSLQTLILGRNKLSGSLPEALLRDRSMLLTELDLSLNELQGPVGSITSTTLKKLNISSNKLTGSLPATVGRCAVIDLSNNMLSGDLSRIQSWGNHVEVIQLSSNSLTGTLSNKSSQFLRLTLLNISNNSLEGVLPTVLGTYPELEVIDLSHNRLNGPVPSTLFHSLKLTDLNLSGNNFTGPIPLYESIDSTSSSSLQSSSLNSLDLSRNSLTGRLPVELSKLHSLVYLNLSKNYFDGIIPDNLPNSLKGFDVSFNNLSGHFPGLPSTMHRARMKPVVKIVLIAGLIVVAVSVVLFCIILYYRAQRLDRRSTSTNNGKEGAVEEASSVTSQSETDKKKNASIPPSVFHQDFLPPSHRVEGRVGGDIWSVSDKARDFGYHESLGKGEGISSPMSLMSSSNPSPSKMQQHPDHPRALKVRSPDKLAGDLHLFDGSLMFTAEELSRAPAEVVGKSCHGTLYKATLDSGHVLAVKWLREGMAKGKKEFAREVKKLGSIKHPNLVSINGYYWGPRDHEKLVISTFINAQSLAFYLQEMERGGVLPLSLLARLKVASDIAHCLNYFHNEKAIPHGNLKSSNVLLETSTMNARLTDYSLHRILTPAGTAEQVLNAGALGYRPPEFASSSKPCPSLKSDVYAYGVILLELLTGRSSGEIVCGIPGVVDLTDWVRYLVRENRFDECIDQSILDLNGDEKPPKQLEDMLQMALRCTLSAAERPDMKTVYEELLVIVQ from the exons ATGCAGGCTACCTTTTTGATAATATTACTCTTTTTGTTAGTAAATGTGTTGGGACAGTCTGATTTTGCTGCACTTTTGGAGCTGAAGAAAGGCATTGTTAAAGACCCTTCTGGGAAACTTGATTCTTGGGACTCAACGTCCTTGGATTCTGATGGTTGCCCCAGTAATTGGTTTGGGATTGTTTGTGTTAATGGCCGTGTTACATCTCTTACTTTTAATAATGCTGGTTTAGTTGGTGACTTTAACTTTTCAGCCATTTCTGGTCTTTCTTTGCTTCGTAATTTATCACTTTCAAACAACCAGTTCACGGGGACTATTGCGAAAGTTGGTTTATTTAAGTCACTTGAATTCTTGGATCTATCCCGCAATAGGTTTCGTGGTACGGTACCTAGTTTGTTGATTGGTTTGGTTAACTTGGTATCGCTCAATTTTTCTTCAAACCAATTTGAAGGGACTTTCCCTACTGGTTTTGGTAAACTTACGGACTTGAAGTATGTAGACGTGCATGGTAATGGCTTCTCGGGGGATATCACCGGTTTTTTGTCTCAAATGGGCAGTGTTGTATATGTTGACTTGAGTAGCAATCGGTTTACTGGTTCGATGGATGCTGGAGTTGGGAATCCGTCTTTCATTTCCTCGATTCGGTATCTCAATATTAGCCATAACCTGTTGACTGGAGTGCTTTTTCCTCATGATGGGATGCCATATTTTGATAGCTTAGAGGTCTTTGATGCTAGTAACAATCAGTTTGTTGGCATCATACCGGACTTCAATTTTGTGGTCTCTCTACAAACGCTAATACTTGGAAGAAACAAGTTATCTGGGTCACTTCCAGAAGCTCTCTTACGAGATAGGTCAATGCTCTTGACCGAATTAGATCTTAGCCTTAATGAGCTTCAAG GTCCAGTTGGGAGTATTACATCAACAACTCTGAAGAAGCTTAATATATCTTCAAACAAATTGACAGGTTCCTTGCCCGCCACGGTTGGGCGATGTGCTGTTATAGATCTTAGTAACAATATGCTTTCAGGTGATCTATCTCGGATTCAAAGTTGGGGAAATCATGTAGAAGTAATTCAGTTAAGTTCAAATTCATTGACAGGAACGTTATCAAATAAATCTTCTCAATTCTTAAGGCTTACTTTGTTGAATATCTCCAATAACTCATTGGAGGGTGTTCTTCCAACTGTGTTGGGTACATATCCTGAACTCGAGGTTATTGATTTAAGCCATAACCGGCTTAATGGTCCCGTCCCTTCTACCCTTTTTCACTCATTGAAGTTGACTGATCTTAACCTCTCAGGCAACAATTTTACTGGTCCTATACCACTCTATGAGAGTATAGATTCTACGTCAAGTTCCTCTTTGCAGAGTTCAAGCCTGAATTCTCTTGATCTTTCACGTAACTCATTGACCGGTCGCTTACCGGTGGAATTGAGTAAGTTGCACAGCTTGGTATATCTCAATCTGTCCAAAAATTACTTTGATGGCATCATCCCGGATAACCTTCCAAATAGTTTGAAGGGCTTTGATGTGTCGTTTAATAATCTATCTG GACATTTCCCTGGTCTACCGTCAACAATGCACCGGGCTCGTATGAAACCAGTAGTTAAAATTGTTCTCATTGCTGGCTTGATCGTGGTTGCTGTATCTGTAGttcttttttgtattatattgTATTACAGAGCCCAAAGGCTCGACCGTAGGAGCACTTCGACCAACAATGGTAAGGAAGGTGCAGTGGAAGAAGCTTCTTCTGTCACTAGTCAATCTGAAACTGATAAAAAGAAGAATGCATCAATACCTCCATCTGTTTTTCATCAAGATTTTCTGCCACCATCTCACCGAGTGGAGGGTCGTGTAGGTGGTGACATTTGGTCAGTTTCAGACAAGGCTAGAGATTTTGGCTACCATGAATCATTAGGAAAAGGAGAAGGGATATCCTCACCCATGtctctcatgtcatcttcaaaTCCATCGCCTTCAAAGATGCAACAACATCCAGATCATCCCCGGGCACTAAAAGTTCGCTCTCCTGATAAATTGGCTGGGGATCTACATCTTTTTGATGGCTCCTTGATGTTCACAGCGGAAGAACTTTCTCGTGCTCCAGCCGAAGTTGTAGGGAAAAGTTGTCATGGGACATTGTACAAGGCAACACTCGACTCTGGACATGTATTGGCTGTCAAATGGCTGAGGGAGGGAATggcaaaaggaaaaaaggaattTGCCAGAGAAGTGAAGAAACTGGGGAGCATCAAACACCCAAATTTAGTTTCCATCAATGGATACTATTGGGGGCCGAGGGATCACGAGAAGCTTGTTATATCAACTTTTATAAATGCACAGTCTTTGGCTTTCTATCTTCAGG AGATGGAGAGAGGAGGAGTTTTGCCCTTATCTCTACTGGCCCGTCTTAAAGTTGCTTCGGACATTGCTCATTGTTTAAACTACTTTCACAATGAGAAGGCTATCCCACACGGCAACTTGAAATCCTCGAATGTTTTGTTAGAAACTTCAACTATGAATGCACGACTTACAGATTACAGTCTACACCGTATATTAACTCCCGCTGGCACAGCAGAGCAAGTTTTGAATGCAGGTGCTTTAGGTTATCGGCCACCCGAATTCGCAAGCTCGAGCAAGCCATGTCCATCATTGAAGAGTGATGTCTATGCCTATGGAGTCATCTTGTTAGAGCTCCTAACAGGAAGAAGTTCAGGGGAAATAGTTTGTGGGATCCCTGGAGTTGTTGATCTAACGGATTGGGTAAGGTACTTGGTCCGAGAAAACCGGTTCGACGAGTGCATCGACCAGTCAATTCTGGACCTCAATGGCGACGAAAAGCCACCAAAACAACTTGAAGATATGCTTCAGATGGCTCTAAGATGCACTCTATCAGCAGCTGAGAGGCCTGACATGAAAACTGTCTATGaagaacttttagtgattgtgCAGTAG